One window of Lepus europaeus isolate LE1 chromosome Y, mLepTim1.pri, whole genome shotgun sequence genomic DNA carries:
- the LOC133754128 gene encoding LOW QUALITY PROTEIN: nuclear receptor corepressor 1-like (The sequence of the model RefSeq protein was modified relative to this genomic sequence to represent the inferred CDS: inserted 4 bases in 3 codons; substituted 4 bases at 4 genomic stop codons), giving the protein MTMKDKKITGAIQEGSITRGTPTSKVSVESISSLRGSITQGTLALSQAGIPTEALVNGSISRMPIAESSPEKGREEAASKGHVIYEGKSGHILSYDNIKNAREGTRSPRTAHEISLKRSYESVEGNIKQGMSMRESPVSAPLEGLICRALPRGSPHSDLKERTVLSGSIMQGTPRATTEGFEDGLKYPKQIKRESPPIRAFEGAITKGKPYDGITTIKEMGRSIHXIPRQDILTQESRKTPEVVQSTRPIIEGSISQGTPIKFDSNSGQSAIKHNVKSLITGPSKLPRGMPPLEIVPENIKVVEQAKYEDVKTGEPVRSRHTSVVSSGPSVLRSTLHEAPKAQLSPGIYDDTSARRTPVSYQNTMSRGSPMMSRASDVTISSSKSTNHERKPTLTPTQRESIPAKSPVPGVDPVVSQSPFDPHHRGSTAGEIYRSHLPTHLDPAMPFHRALDPAAAAYLFQRQLSPTPGYPSQYQLYAMENTRQTILNDYITSQQMQVNLRPDVARGLSPREQPLGLPYPPTRGIIDLTNMPPAILVPHPGGTSTPPMDRITYIPGTQITFPPRPYNPASMSPGHPTHLAAAASAEREREREREREREREREREKGQEREQEQERITAASSDLYLRPGSEQPGRPGSHGYTRSPSLSVRAQETMLQQRPSVFQXTNGTSVITPLDPTAQLRIMPLPAGGPSISQGLPASRYNTAADALAALVDAAASAPQMDVSKTKESKHEAARLEDNLRSRSAAVSEQQQLEQKSLEVEKRSVQCLYTSSAFPSGKPQPHSSVVYSEAGKDKGPPPKSRYEEELRTRGKTTISAANFIDMIITWQIASDKDARERGSQGSDSSSSLSSHRYETTSNAIEVISPASSPAPPQEKLQAYQPEIVKANQAKNDPGRQYEGPLHHYXPQQESPSPQQQLPTSSQXEGMGQEPRTHRLITLADHICQIITQDFARNQVPSQTPPQPPTSTFQNSPSALVSTPVKTKTSSHYSPESQSQSVHHQRPGSRISPENLVDKSRGSRPGKSPERSHVSSEPYXPISPPQVPVVHXKQESMLLLSQRGAEPSEQRSDSCSPGSISYLPSFFTKLENTSPMVKSKKQEIFRKLNSSGGGHSDMAAAQPGTEIFXPAVTTSGSVSSRGHSFADPASNLGLEDIIRKALMGSFDDKVEEHGVVLLQTVGVVPGGASTSVVTSSEMRREEGDPSPHSGGICKPKLISKSNSRKSKSPIPGQAYLGSEWPSSVSSVHSEGDYHRQTPGWAWEDRPSSTGSTQFPYNPLTLRMLSSTPPTPIPCAPSAGNQAAPHQQNRIWEREPAPLLSAQYETLSDSDD; this is encoded by the exons AAAATCACAGGAGCCATCCAAGAAGGAAGTATAACTCGGGGAACTCCAACCAGCAAAGTCTCAGTGGAGAGCATCTCATCCCTGCGGGGCTCCATCACTCAGGGTAccctggctctgtcccaggcTGGCATACCAACCGAGGCGCTGGTGAATGGATCCATTTCTCGAATGCCCATTGCAGAGAGCAGTcctgagaaaggcagagaagaagcTGCATCCAAAGGCCATGTTATTTATGAAGGCAAAAGTGGACATATCTTATCCTATGATAATATTAAGAATGCCCGAGAGGGGACTAGGAGTCCAAGAACAGCTCATGAAATCAGTTTAAAAAGAAGCtatgaatcagtggaaggaaataTAAAGCAAGGAATGTCAATGAGGGAGTCTCCTGTATCAGCACCATTAGAGGGGCTGATATGCCGAGCATTACCCAGAGGGAGCCCTCATTCTGACCTCAAAGAAAGGACTGTGCTGTCTGGCTCCATAATGCAAGGCACACCAAGAGCAACAACTGAAGGCTTTGAAGATGGCCTTAAATATCCCAAACAAATTAAAAGGGAAAGTCCTCCCATAAGAGCATTTGAAGGAGCCATTACCAAAGGCAAACCGTATGATGGCATCACCACCATCAAGGAGATGGGGCGTTCCATTC AGATCCCACGGCAAGATATTTTAACTCAGGAGAGCCGGAAGACTCCAGAAGTAGTCCAGAGCACGAGGCCCATAATTGAAGGTTCCATTTCCCAGGGCACACCAATAAAGTTTGACAGCAACTCAGGTCAATCTGCCATCAAACACAATGTCAAATCTTTGATCACGGGGCCTAGTAAACTACCCCGCGGAATGCCTCCGTTGGAGATTGTGCCAGAGAACATAAAAGTGGTGGAACAGGCAAAATACGAAGACGTAAAGACAGGCGAGCCAGTGCGTTCCCGGCACACATCCGTGGTGAGCTCGGGCCCCTCCGTTCTCAGGTCCACACTTCACGAAGCTCCCAAAGCACAGCTGAGCCCGGGCATTTATGACGACACCAGTGCTCGGAGGACTCCCGTGAGTTACCAGAACACCATGTCCAGAGGCTCACCCATGATGAGCAGAGCTTCTGATGTTACAATTTCTTCTAGCAAGTCTACCAATCATGAAAGGAAACCCACACTGACCCCTACCCAAAGGGAAAGTATACCAGCGAAGTCTCCAGTGCCTGGGGTGGACCCTGTTGTGAGCCAGAGCCCATTTGACCCCCATCACAGGGGCAGCACGGCAGGAGAGATCTACCGGAGCCATCTGCCCACGCATTTGGATCCAGCCATGCCATTTCACAGGGCTCTGGaccctgcagctgctgcttaCCTGTTTCAGAGACAGCTTTCACCAACTCCAGGCTACCCAAGTCAGTATCAGCTGTATGCAATGGAGAATACAAGACAGACAATCTTAAATGATTACATTACCTCACAGCAGATGCAGGTGAACTTGCGCCCTGATGTAGCCAGAGGACTCTCCCCAAGAGAACAgccactgggtctcccataccCACCAACAAGAGGAATCATTGACCTGACCAATATGCCTCCAGCAATTTTAGTGCCTCACCCCGGGGGAACAAGCACTCCTCCCATGGACAGAATCACATATATTCCTGGTACACAGATTACTTTCCCTCCCAGGCCGTACAACCCTGCGTCTATGTCTCCTGGACACCCTACACACCTTGCTGCAGCCGCAAGTGCTGAGCGGGAGCGGgaacgagagcgagagagggagagggagagagagagggagagggagaaagggcagGAACGGGAACAAGAGCAGGAGCGCATCACCGCAGCCTCCTCCGACCTCTACCTGCGACCAGGCTCAGAGCAGCCCGGCCGGCCTGGCAGTCACGGATACACTCGCTCCCCGTCCCTGTCAGTAAGAGCTCAGGAGACCATGTTGCAGCAGAGACCCAGTGTTTtccagtgaaccaatggaaccagCGTAATCACACCTTTGGACCCAACTGCTCAGCTACGAATCATGCCACTGCCCGCTGGGGGCCCTTCCATAAGCCAAGGCCTGCCAGCCTCCCGCTACAACACTGCTGCAGACGCCCTGGCTGCTCTTGTGGATGCTGCAGCTTCTGCACCCCAGATGGATGTGTCCAAAACAAAAGAGAGCAAGCATGAAGCTGCCAGGTTAGAAGACAATTTGAGAAGCAGGTCAGCAGCAGTTAGTGAGCAGCAGCAGCTAGAGCAGAAAAGCCTGGAGGTGGAGAAGAGATCTGTTCAGTGTCTGTACACTTCTTCAGCCTTTCCAAGTGGCAAGCCCCAGCCTCACTCTTCAGTAGTTTATTCTGAGGCTGGGAAAGATAAAGGGCCTCCTCCAAAGTCCAGATATGAGGAAGAGCTCAGGACCAGAGGGAAGACCACCATTTCTGCAGCTAACTTCATAGACATGATCATCACCTGGCAAATTGCCTCGGACAAGGATGCAAGGGAACGTGGCTCTCAAGGTTCAGACTCTTCCAGTAGCTTGTCTTCTCACAGGTATGAAACAACTAGCAATGCTATTGAGGTCATAAGTCCTGCCAGCTCACCTGCACCACCCCAGGAAAAACTGCAGGCCTATCAGCCAGAGATTGTTAAGGCAAATCAAGCCAAAAACGATCCAGGCAGACAGTATGAAGGACCATTACATCACTATTGACCACAGCAGGAGTCACCATCtccacagcagcagctgcccaCTTCCTCAC GCGAGGGGATGGGACAAGAGCCCAGGACCCATCGGCTCATCACACTTGCCGATCACATCTGTCAAATTATCACACAGGATTTTGCTAGAAATCAAGTTCCCTCGCAGACTCCCCCGCAACCTCCCACTTCTACATTCCAAAATTCACCCTCTGCTTTGGTGTCAACGCCTGTGAAGACTAAAACATCAAGTCATTACAGCCCCGAGTCCCAATCTCAGTCTGTTCACCATCAGAGACCAGGTTCCAGAATTTCTCCAGAAAATCTTGTGGATAAATCCCGGGGAAGCAGGCCTGGAAAATCCCCAGAGAGGAGTCACGTCTCTTCAGAGCCCTACTAGCCCATCTccccaccccaggttccagttGTGCATTAGAAGCAGGAAAGCATGCTGCTCTTGTCTCAGCGGGGAGCTGAGCCTTCGGAGCAGAGGAGTGATTCCTGCTCACCAGGCAGTATTAGCTACTTGCCTTCATTCTTCACCAAGCTTGAAAACACATCACCCATGGTTAAATCAAAGAAGCAGGAGATTTTTCGTAAGTTGAACTCCTCTGGTGGAggtcactctgatatggcagcAGCTCAGCCAGGAACTGAGATCTT GCCAGCGGTTACCACATCAGGCTCAGTTAGCTCTCGAGGCCATTCTTTTGCTGATCCTGCCAGTAATCTTGGTCTAGAAGACATTATCAGGAAGGCACTCATGGGGAGCTTTGATGACAAAGTAGAGGAGCATGGAGTGGTCCTGTTGCAGACTGTGGGAGTAGTGCCTGGTGGCGCCAGCACATCAGTTGTGACCAGTAGTGAGATgcggagagaggaaggggacccATCACCTCATTCAGGAGGCATTTGCAAACCAAAGCTGATTAGCAAGTCAAACAGTAGGAAATCAAAATCTCCCATCCCTGGGCAGGCCTACCTGGGAAGTGAATGGCCCTCTTCGGTCTCCTCTGTGCATTCCGAGGGGGACTACCACAGGCAGACGCCAGggtgggcctgggaagacaggccaTCTTCAACAGGCTCAACACAGTTCCCTTATAACCCCCTGACACTGCGGATGCTCAGCAGCACGCCACCAACACCGATCCCATGTGCCCCCTCTGCTGGGAACCAGGCAGCTCCTCACCAACAGAACAGGATCTGGGAGCGAGAGCCCGCCCCGCTGCTCTCAGCACAGTACGAGACACTGTCAGACAGTGACGACTGA